A stretch of the Portunus trituberculatus isolate SZX2019 chromosome 11, ASM1759143v1, whole genome shotgun sequence genome encodes the following:
- the LOC123502396 gene encoding uncharacterized protein LOC123502396 — MVTRVGDPKAAPQPLLLLGGFLPCIGPSHVPPSPLLTGISPRCGLANTTYVTAIDTEGLRLAAAWQTPATSPLPLPPPSSERFISDILPFNACCHHHHLLMVLSLY; from the exons atggtgacac gagttggtGATCCAAAAGCCGCCCCACAGCCGCTACTGCTACTCGGAGGGTTTCTGCCTTGCATCGGGCCTTCACACGTGCCGCCGTCGCCGCTACTGACAGGGATTTCGCCTCGCTGCGGCCTGGCAAACACCACCTACGTCACCGCTATTGACACTGAGGGACTTCGCCTCGCAGCGGCCTGGCAAACACCTGctacatcaccactaccgctgccgccgccgtccAGTGAGAGATTCATCTCTGACATCCTGCCATTCAacgcctgctgccaccaccaccacctccttatggTTCTGTCACTGTACTGA